One region of Algihabitans albus genomic DNA includes:
- a CDS encoding CoA-transferase subunit beta: MTFTATTCAPGAFTADEMMTIAAARPLKSDDVCFVGIGAPSAACNVARLTHAPGITLIYESGTIGTKPDILPLSIGDGELCDTALTTVSVPEMFRYWLQGGWITVGFLGAAQLDPFGNINTTVVGDYANPKVRLPGGGGAPEIASASREIYITMKQSKRGFVKTIDFFTSFGHGEGGDHRQRLGMTTRGPSLLITDLAIWKPDPETKRFTVTSLHPGVTRDQMSDSVGWDIPYAPDLEETPAPTREELEVLRDLKARTKAAQESSKDAAA; the protein is encoded by the coding sequence ATGACCTTCACGGCCACGACCTGCGCTCCAGGGGCTTTCACCGCCGACGAGATGATGACCATCGCCGCCGCGCGGCCCTTGAAGAGCGACGACGTCTGCTTCGTCGGCATCGGCGCGCCCTCCGCGGCCTGCAACGTCGCCCGCCTGACCCATGCCCCCGGCATCACCCTGATCTACGAGTCCGGCACGATCGGGACGAAACCCGATATCCTGCCGCTATCCATCGGCGACGGCGAACTCTGCGATACCGCCCTGACCACCGTGAGCGTGCCGGAGATGTTTCGCTACTGGCTGCAGGGCGGCTGGATCACGGTCGGCTTTCTCGGCGCCGCGCAACTCGACCCCTTCGGCAACATCAACACCACGGTTGTCGGCGACTACGCCAATCCGAAAGTCCGACTGCCCGGCGGGGGCGGGGCACCGGAAATCGCCTCGGCCAGCCGCGAGATCTACATCACCATGAAGCAATCGAAACGCGGCTTCGTGAAGACGATCGACTTCTTCACCAGCTTCGGCCACGGCGAAGGCGGCGATCATCGCCAGCGCCTGGGGATGACGACGCGCGGCCCCAGCCTTCTGATCACCGATCTGGCGATCTGGAAGCCGGATCCCGAAACCAAACGCTTCACCGTTACGTCGCTGCATCCCGGCGTGACCCGCGATCAGATGAGCGACAGCGTCGGTTGGGATATTCCCTATGCTCCGGACCTCGAGGAAACCCCGGCGCCGACGCGCGAAGAGCTTGAGGTCCTGCGCGATTTGAAGGCACGGACCAAGGCCGCCCAGGAGAGCAGCAAGGACGCCGCCGCGTGA
- a CDS encoding LysR family transcriptional regulator translates to MEFRQLRYFVAVAEEGNIGRAADKLHISQPPVSRQIQALETELGVQLLVRTPKGVEMTEAGRLFFEDARRVLAQVERAAERSRAADRGEIGRLDVAFFGSPVYRAVPLALRAFRRSQPATDVSLVRMGKKDQIAALREGRIHVGFGRYYNQSPGIRIEKLAEEDLYVAVPQDLPLSVRTEVSLDEIAELPLVLFPSGDRPSFADEVIGVFRQEGIDVQVDSIASDSTAALALIATGNRCAIVPEAIGALRFPTLRFVRIANCPIKAPVNCVFSEADRAPVLVEFLKSIRALSFGSKGNTVPV, encoded by the coding sequence ATGGAGTTCCGCCAGCTCAGATATTTCGTCGCCGTCGCCGAAGAGGGCAACATCGGTCGCGCAGCGGACAAGCTGCATATCTCGCAGCCGCCGGTCAGCCGACAGATTCAAGCCTTGGAAACCGAACTGGGCGTTCAACTCCTGGTTCGAACGCCCAAGGGCGTGGAGATGACCGAGGCGGGTCGGCTCTTCTTCGAGGATGCGCGCCGCGTGCTGGCCCAAGTCGAACGCGCGGCGGAACGCTCGCGGGCCGCCGACCGGGGCGAGATCGGGCGCCTCGATGTCGCGTTTTTCGGGTCGCCGGTCTATCGAGCCGTGCCGCTGGCGCTCCGGGCGTTTCGGCGAAGTCAGCCGGCGACCGACGTCTCGCTCGTTCGCATGGGCAAGAAGGACCAGATCGCGGCGCTGCGCGAAGGCCGCATCCATGTGGGCTTCGGCCGCTACTACAATCAGTCACCTGGGATCCGGATCGAGAAACTTGCGGAAGAGGATCTCTATGTCGCTGTGCCGCAGGACCTTCCGCTTTCGGTACGGACAGAGGTTTCGCTGGACGAGATCGCCGAACTGCCGCTCGTGCTTTTCCCGTCCGGCGACCGCCCCAGCTTCGCCGACGAGGTGATCGGCGTCTTCCGGCAAGAAGGCATCGATGTCCAGGTCGACAGCATCGCGTCGGACTCGACGGCGGCGCTTGCCCTCATCGCGACGGGAAATCGCTGCGCGATCGTGCCCGAGGCGATTGGCGCGCTGAGATTCCCGACGCTCCGCTTCGTCCGGATTGCGAATTGCCCAATCAAGGCACCGGTGAACTGCGTTTTCTCCGAGGCCGACCGGGCGCCGGTGCTGGTGGAATTTCTCAAGTCCATCAGAGCCCTGTCCTTCGGTTCGAAAGGCAATACCGTTCCCGTATAA
- a CDS encoding CoA transferase subunit A has product MAKITDLASAVGENLKSGDTVAFEGFTHLIPHAAAHEAVRQGTGDLTLVRMTPDVIYDQMIGMGLARKLVFSYAGNPGVGLLRRLRDALETGWPNRPEIVEHSHAAMANAYEAGAANLPFAVLRGYLGAGLAEVNPDIRSVVCPYSGERLATVPAIRPDITFIHAQKADRRGNVLIEGIIGIQKEAVLAAKRAVVTVEEIVDDLNSHPNACILPHWTIAAIAEVPGGAHPSYAHGYYGRDNASYLEWDRIAADRATFQDWMQTHVLNATPAVFEARVAALRSAA; this is encoded by the coding sequence ATGGCCAAAATCACCGATCTCGCCAGCGCCGTCGGCGAGAACCTCAAATCGGGCGACACCGTGGCCTTCGAGGGCTTTACGCACCTGATTCCCCATGCAGCCGCCCATGAGGCAGTCCGGCAGGGCACCGGCGATCTGACGCTGGTTCGCATGACGCCCGACGTGATCTACGACCAGATGATCGGGATGGGCTTGGCACGCAAGCTGGTCTTCTCCTACGCCGGCAACCCCGGAGTCGGACTGCTGCGCCGCCTGCGCGATGCGCTCGAGACCGGCTGGCCGAACCGCCCGGAGATCGTCGAACATTCTCACGCGGCCATGGCCAACGCCTACGAGGCCGGCGCGGCCAACCTGCCCTTCGCGGTCCTGCGCGGCTATCTGGGCGCCGGACTGGCGGAGGTGAACCCCGACATCCGCTCGGTCGTCTGCCCCTATTCCGGCGAAAGGCTGGCCACCGTCCCGGCCATCCGCCCGGACATCACCTTCATCCACGCTCAGAAGGCCGACCGTCGGGGCAACGTGCTGATCGAGGGAATCATCGGGATCCAGAAGGAGGCCGTGCTGGCCGCGAAGCGCGCCGTCGTCACGGTCGAGGAGATCGTTGATGATTTGAACAGCCATCCCAACGCTTGCATCCTGCCGCACTGGACGATCGCGGCCATCGCCGAGGTTCCGGGCGGCGCCCATCCCTCCTACGCGCACGGCTACTACGGGCGCGACAATGCCAGTTATCTGGAATGGGACCGGATCGCGGCCGACCGGGCCACCTTCCAGGACTGGATGCAGACGCATGTTCTGAACGCGACGCCGGCCGTTTTCGAAGCCCGGGTCGCAGCTTTGCGGAGTGCGGCATGA
- a CDS encoding dienelactone hydrolase family protein, producing the protein MCHGKPSSRFPTPNEGAPFEGALHGFSFGQEGSPRLAILPDIYGCNPFYKGLATYFAGQGLHVYLMNPFHALGALPEMTREAAFERRHKLRDRAYVEALEAFLEREEIGGVLGFCLGGLYIFELARRGYSGRMVAFYPFPQGLPNDDPLQVPFEYLDGVSAKHSVLIGNNDPSLGPEVTANLCAVAAKNPAIDLHVFEGSGHGFLADLDSDDAAKRANAEAAFAIAETVLAPEFT; encoded by the coding sequence ATGTGTCACGGCAAGCCGAGCAGCCGTTTTCCGACGCCGAATGAAGGAGCGCCCTTCGAGGGGGCGCTTCACGGCTTCAGCTTCGGGCAGGAGGGTAGCCCGCGCTTGGCGATCCTGCCGGACATCTACGGCTGTAACCCCTTCTACAAGGGCCTCGCGACGTACTTCGCGGGGCAGGGGTTGCACGTCTATCTGATGAATCCCTTCCACGCCCTGGGTGCCTTGCCCGAGATGACCCGCGAGGCCGCGTTCGAACGGCGCCACAAGCTGCGAGACCGAGCTTACGTGGAGGCCCTCGAAGCCTTTCTCGAGCGTGAGGAGATCGGGGGCGTGCTCGGTTTCTGCCTTGGCGGCTTGTATATTTTCGAGCTGGCGAGACGCGGGTACTCGGGTCGCATGGTTGCCTTCTATCCCTTCCCGCAAGGTTTGCCGAACGACGACCCGCTGCAGGTCCCCTTCGAGTATCTCGATGGCGTCTCGGCGAAGCACAGCGTGCTGATCGGCAACAACGACCCGTCGCTCGGTCCGGAGGTGACGGCAAACCTGTGTGCCGTTGCGGCGAAGAACCCGGCGATCGACCTGCATGTCTTCGAGGGTTCGGGTCATGGGTTTCTCGCGGACCTCGACAGCGATGACGCCGCCAAGCGAGCCAATGCCGAGGCTGCCTTCGCCATTGCGGAGACGGTTCTGGCGCCCGAGTTCACCTGA
- a CDS encoding chlorocatechol 1,2-dioxygenase — protein sequence MSNRVEAITMDIVEAVRDVLRKHEVTFGEYRAGVGHMIKTQEAKELPLLIDVFLNSTIVEIENRNRKGSHAAIQGPYFREGAPHVEETLAIRDEDKDQPRMVLRGSVTDLNGRPVAGAVIDVWHSTPEGRYSGVHGDIPLEFYRGKITTDKDGRYEVRSIMPVPYQIPNQGPTGALLETYMNGHSWRPAHVHYWVHAEGYRDLISQAYFEGGKYIEDDCCNGGGKEFVVSEDYEDDLRVMKVDFKLDPAVAAAQAAE from the coding sequence ATGAGCAACCGGGTAGAAGCCATCACAATGGACATCGTGGAGGCCGTCCGCGACGTTCTGCGTAAGCATGAAGTGACGTTCGGCGAATACCGAGCCGGCGTGGGTCACATGATCAAGACGCAGGAGGCGAAGGAACTTCCCTTGCTGATCGACGTCTTTCTGAACTCGACGATTGTCGAGATTGAAAACCGTAACCGCAAGGGCAGCCATGCGGCGATCCAAGGTCCCTATTTCCGTGAGGGTGCGCCCCACGTCGAAGAGACGCTGGCAATCCGGGACGAAGATAAAGATCAGCCCCGCATGGTACTGCGCGGCAGCGTCACCGACCTGAACGGTCGGCCAGTCGCCGGCGCGGTCATCGACGTGTGGCACTCCACGCCCGAGGGACGTTACTCGGGTGTGCATGGCGACATCCCACTCGAATTTTATCGGGGCAAGATCACCACGGACAAGGACGGCCGGTACGAGGTTCGCTCGATCATGCCTGTCCCCTACCAGATCCCAAACCAAGGTCCGACCGGCGCGCTTCTCGAGACATATATGAACGGCCATTCCTGGCGCCCGGCGCACGTCCACTACTGGGTCCATGCGGAGGGCTACCGCGACCTGATCAGCCAAGCCTATTTCGAGGGCGGCAAGTACATCGAGGACGATTGCTGCAACGGCGGTGGCAAAGAATTCGTCGTGTCGGAGGACTACGAAGATGACTTGCGGGTGATGAAAGTCGACTTCAAGCTCGACCCGGCGGTGGCGGCGGCCCAAGCTGCCGAGTAG
- a CDS encoding FAD-dependent oxidoreductase — MSEERHSETEVLIVGTGPAGASAAALLAGYGVDTLVVNKFGWTARTPRAHITNQRTMEVIRDLGLEDEVWKYAVPNDLMGENTFCASLAGEEFGRIRTWGTDVRRKADYEEASPTSMCDIPQNLLEPLLVKQAALQGAMVRFDTEYLSHQQDAGGVTTRLRDRLTGAEFSVRSKYLIGADGANSQVLRDLGLPLEGQMGLSGSINMVFEADLTHYVAHRPSVLYWVIQPGSDIGGLGIGVVRMVRPWTKWLAIWGYDVEAGPPEIDETFATKIVHRLIGDDSVPVNIEATSTWTVNDMYATRLHEGRVFCAGDAIHRHPPTNGLGSNTSIQDSFNLAWKIAMVLRGEADESLLDSYTAERAPVAKQIVGRANRSLGDFPPVAKALGLIGAKTPEEMYANMAARRESTDKAERQRAALRAAISGTDYVYNAHGVEMNQRYESAAILPDGSDPETFRDEELYHQASARPGAPLPHAWVYGPGGHRISTKDLCGKGRFTLLTGTGGEGWLQAATAVKASLGVEVTVQVIGPGQPYEDHYGEFARIRGTRDSGALLVRPDFHVAWRQQAITASAVDDLVAALSRLLGRSAVARKSARRKPAVQKRTARKVAARKTAAQRPAAE, encoded by the coding sequence ATGTCGGAGGAAAGACACAGTGAAACCGAGGTACTGATCGTCGGTACCGGGCCCGCCGGCGCTTCCGCGGCCGCCCTGCTGGCCGGCTACGGCGTCGACACGCTCGTGGTCAACAAATTCGGCTGGACCGCGCGCACGCCTCGCGCCCACATCACCAACCAGCGCACAATGGAGGTCATCCGCGATCTGGGGCTGGAGGACGAGGTCTGGAAGTATGCCGTGCCCAACGACCTGATGGGCGAGAACACCTTCTGCGCTTCGCTCGCGGGTGAGGAGTTCGGCCGGATCCGCACCTGGGGTACCGACGTCCGCCGCAAAGCCGACTACGAGGAGGCTTCGCCGACGTCGATGTGCGATATCCCTCAGAACCTGCTCGAACCGCTTCTGGTCAAACAGGCCGCTCTCCAGGGCGCCATGGTCCGCTTCGATACCGAGTACCTCAGCCACCAGCAGGACGCCGGCGGTGTGACCACACGGCTCCGCGACCGCCTGACAGGCGCGGAGTTCTCCGTCCGCTCAAAGTACCTGATCGGGGCGGATGGTGCGAACAGCCAGGTGCTCCGGGATCTTGGCCTGCCTCTGGAGGGACAGATGGGGCTTTCGGGCTCAATCAATATGGTCTTCGAGGCCGACCTGACGCACTACGTCGCACACCGGCCGAGCGTTCTTTACTGGGTGATTCAGCCAGGCTCCGACATCGGCGGTCTCGGTATCGGGGTCGTCCGCATGGTACGCCCCTGGACCAAGTGGCTGGCGATCTGGGGCTATGACGTCGAGGCTGGTCCGCCGGAGATCGACGAGACCTTCGCCACCAAGATCGTCCACAGGCTGATCGGCGACGACAGCGTCCCGGTAAATATCGAGGCAACCTCGACCTGGACGGTTAACGACATGTATGCGACTCGCCTGCATGAGGGGCGGGTCTTCTGCGCGGGCGATGCGATTCATCGGCATCCGCCGACCAACGGTCTCGGCTCCAACACCTCCATCCAGGACAGCTTCAATCTCGCATGGAAGATCGCGATGGTGCTGCGGGGAGAGGCGGATGAGAGCCTGCTCGATAGTTATACGGCGGAAAGGGCGCCCGTCGCGAAGCAGATCGTTGGGCGCGCCAACAGATCGCTCGGCGACTTTCCGCCGGTGGCCAAGGCACTCGGCCTGATCGGCGCGAAAACGCCTGAGGAGATGTATGCCAATATGGCGGCGCGCCGCGAGTCGACCGATAAAGCCGAACGGCAACGCGCCGCTCTTCGTGCCGCCATCTCGGGCACGGACTATGTGTACAACGCCCACGGCGTCGAAATGAATCAACGGTACGAGAGCGCGGCGATTCTGCCCGATGGCTCGGACCCCGAGACCTTTCGCGACGAAGAACTCTATCACCAAGCCTCGGCCCGTCCTGGAGCGCCGCTTCCGCATGCCTGGGTTTACGGGCCGGGAGGGCACCGGATCTCGACCAAGGACCTTTGCGGCAAGGGCCGCTTTACCTTGTTGACCGGCACGGGCGGCGAGGGGTGGCTGCAGGCGGCGACCGCCGTCAAGGCATCGCTCGGTGTCGAGGTAACGGTTCAAGTAATCGGTCCCGGCCAGCCGTATGAGGACCACTACGGGGAGTTCGCTCGGATCCGGGGCACGCGCGACAGTGGCGCACTGCTGGTTCGCCCGGACTTCCATGTCGCTTGGCGCCAACAAGCGATCACCGCCAGCGCGGTGGACGACCTGGTCGCCGCTCTGTCCCGGCTCCTCGGCCGTTCGGCGGTGGCGCGAAAATCCGCCAGGCGGAAACCGGCTGTGCAGAAAAGGACGGCGCGGAAAGTGGCCGCACGGAAAACGGCTGCCCAGAGACCGGCCGCGGAGTAG
- the pcaQ gene encoding pca operon transcription factor PcaQ, whose product MKQLPAVSLRHIQCFTEVARCGSVQEAARRLSITQPAASRRLKDLETLLDVALFDRTHRSLALTDAGRVFLRYAEAASLTLRKGVDALTGQEGVSRPLVSLGALPTAAGTLVPAAAARLRTVAPHVLLRVETGASRWLLGDLRAGHLDLIVGRMPEPERMRGLTFTHLYSDRLGFVVRAEHPLAKTEDARLPDVLAYPVIVPPETAVIRRPVEAFLLSHGLAWPEDRIESTSVAFCASHLVASDAVWIISRGVALPRVQRGDLAFLPVDTAATLGSIGITTRDKAELSPEAGLLVDALKAAVVSGD is encoded by the coding sequence ATGAAACAGCTTCCCGCCGTCAGCCTGCGCCACATCCAGTGTTTCACCGAGGTTGCGCGCTGCGGCTCGGTTCAGGAGGCCGCGCGGCGACTCTCGATCACGCAGCCGGCCGCGAGCCGGAGGCTGAAGGATCTCGAGACGCTGCTCGATGTCGCGCTGTTCGACCGCACACACCGCAGCTTGGCCCTGACCGACGCGGGCCGGGTATTCTTGCGCTATGCCGAGGCGGCGAGCTTGACCCTGCGCAAGGGCGTCGACGCGCTGACGGGGCAGGAGGGGGTAAGCCGGCCTCTTGTCAGTCTGGGGGCATTGCCGACGGCCGCCGGTACTCTGGTCCCCGCCGCCGCCGCGCGGCTGCGGACCGTCGCGCCGCACGTCCTGCTGCGGGTCGAGACCGGAGCAAGCCGCTGGTTGCTCGGCGACCTCCGCGCAGGTCATCTCGATCTGATCGTCGGCCGGATGCCGGAGCCCGAAAGAATGCGCGGGCTCACCTTCACGCATCTCTATTCCGACCGCCTGGGGTTCGTCGTTCGCGCCGAGCACCCGCTCGCCAAAACGGAGGACGCCAGGCTGCCGGATGTTCTCGCCTATCCCGTGATCGTTCCACCCGAGACCGCGGTGATCCGCCGGCCGGTCGAGGCCTTCCTGCTGTCCCATGGTCTTGCCTGGCCCGAGGATCGCATCGAGAGCACGTCGGTCGCTTTCTGCGCCAGTCATCTGGTCGCCAGCGACGCCGTCTGGATCATTTCGCGCGGCGTCGCCCTGCCGCGCGTGCAGCGGGGCGACCTTGCCTTCCTGCCGGTCGATACGGCCGCGACTCTGGGCTCCATCGGGATCACGACACGGGACAAGGCGGAGCTTTCGCCGGAAGCCGGCCTGCTGGTCGATGCGCTCAAGGCGGCGGTCGTCTCCGGCGACTGA
- a CDS encoding maleylacetate reductase yields MEAFIYNGLPARVIFGAGTVAALPAEVERLGIGRALVLTTPPQADQGRHLVERLGKRVAGLFSGAAMHTPVEVTDAALNLYRSTGADGVVAIGGGSTIGLGKAIALRTGAPQVVLPTSYAGSEMTPIIGQTEGGQKTTQKTMKVLPETVIYDVEHTLTLPATMTVTSGLNAIAHAVEALYAEEANPVLSLMAEEGIAKLFTALPRIASAPHSVAARSDALYGAWLCALCLGSGGVALHHKLCHVLGGSFDLPHAETHTIVLPHALAYNAPEIAEPMTRLRRATGSETPAAAFYDLARAGGAPVALRDIGMPEDGIDRAVASALRAPYFNPRPLEAEGLTGLLKAAWAGNRPEI; encoded by the coding sequence ATGGAAGCCTTCATCTATAACGGCCTGCCGGCGCGCGTCATTTTCGGAGCCGGAACGGTCGCCGCGCTTCCTGCGGAGGTCGAGCGGCTGGGTATCGGACGGGCCCTTGTCCTCACCACGCCACCCCAGGCGGATCAGGGCAGGCACCTGGTTGAGCGACTGGGCAAGCGGGTGGCCGGCCTCTTTTCCGGAGCGGCCATGCACACGCCAGTCGAGGTGACGGATGCGGCGCTGAACCTCTACCGCAGCACAGGGGCCGACGGCGTGGTCGCCATCGGCGGCGGCTCGACGATTGGGTTGGGTAAAGCGATCGCACTCCGAACCGGTGCACCGCAGGTCGTCCTGCCGACATCCTACGCTGGGTCGGAGATGACGCCGATCATCGGCCAAACCGAGGGCGGTCAGAAGACGACTCAGAAGACCATGAAGGTGCTGCCTGAGACCGTCATCTACGACGTCGAGCACACTCTCACCTTGCCGGCGACCATGACGGTTACCTCGGGGTTGAACGCTATCGCTCACGCCGTCGAGGCGCTTTATGCCGAGGAGGCGAACCCGGTTCTTTCCCTGATGGCGGAAGAGGGAATCGCCAAGCTCTTTACGGCGCTGCCCCGTATCGCAAGCGCGCCGCATAGCGTTGCAGCACGGTCGGATGCGCTCTATGGAGCGTGGCTCTGCGCCTTGTGTCTGGGGTCGGGTGGCGTGGCGCTTCACCACAAACTCTGCCACGTTCTGGGCGGATCGTTCGATCTGCCCCATGCCGAGACCCATACGATCGTCTTGCCCCACGCCCTAGCCTACAACGCGCCGGAGATCGCGGAGCCGATGACGCGCTTGCGTCGCGCAACCGGATCCGAGACTCCCGCAGCAGCCTTTTACGACCTCGCGCGAGCCGGGGGAGCGCCGGTCGCACTGCGCGATATCGGCATGCCGGAAGACGGCATCGACCGCGCCGTCGCCAGCGCCTTGAGAGCTCCCTATTTCAACCCCCGCCCACTCGAGGCCGAGGGATTGACAGGCCTTCTCAAAGCCGCCTGGGCCGGCAACCGACCCGAGATTTGA
- a CDS encoding FAD binding domain-containing protein codes for MIPGSFEYHRPASVGETVDLLARLGEESRVIAGGHSLIPMMKLRLAVPEHLIDLQSVEGLKDIAVEGDDITIGAMVTQHRLIESEALAAACPILRETSTQIADPQIRYCGTLGGNVANGDPGNDMPALMQALDASYLLAGPEGTREVKARDFYEAAYFTALNEGEILTAVRFTAPSAGHGWAYEKQKRKIGDYATAAAAVLLTLSGGTCSSASVALTNVADTPLLAEEAGAILTGSRLDADTVDRAAKAAAAITDPAEDGRGPVEFRRHLTAVMVRRAVATAQTRAA; via the coding sequence ATGATTCCCGGATCCTTCGAGTATCACCGCCCCGCTTCGGTCGGTGAAACGGTCGATCTGCTCGCCCGGCTGGGCGAGGAGAGCCGCGTGATCGCCGGCGGCCACAGTCTGATTCCCATGATGAAGCTGCGCCTCGCAGTCCCCGAGCACCTGATCGACCTGCAGTCGGTCGAGGGGCTCAAGGACATCGCCGTCGAGGGCGACGACATCACCATCGGCGCGATGGTCACCCAGCACAGGCTCATCGAGTCTGAAGCCCTGGCGGCGGCCTGTCCGATCCTGCGCGAGACCTCCACCCAGATCGCCGATCCGCAGATCCGCTACTGCGGCACCTTGGGCGGCAACGTCGCCAACGGAGATCCCGGCAACGACATGCCGGCGCTGATGCAGGCGCTCGATGCCAGCTACCTGCTGGCCGGACCGGAGGGGACGCGAGAGGTGAAGGCGCGCGACTTCTACGAGGCGGCCTACTTCACTGCGCTGAACGAGGGCGAGATCCTGACCGCCGTGCGCTTCACGGCGCCGTCGGCCGGCCACGGTTGGGCCTACGAGAAACAGAAGCGCAAGATCGGCGACTATGCGACCGCGGCGGCGGCGGTGCTCCTGACCCTGTCCGGCGGAACCTGCAGCTCCGCGTCCGTGGCGCTGACGAACGTGGCGGACACCCCGCTCCTCGCAGAGGAGGCCGGCGCGATCCTGACCGGGTCGCGCCTGGATGCCGACACCGTGGACCGCGCGGCCAAGGCGGCGGCGGCGATCACGGACCCGGCCGAGGACGGCCGCGGCCCGGTCGAGTTCCGCCGCCACCTGACCGCCGTGATGGTGCGCCGCGCCGTCGCGACGGCCCAAACGCGGGCGGCCTGA
- a CDS encoding (2Fe-2S)-binding protein: MAKMHVKMTVNGREVEALAEPRTLLIHFLREELALTGAHIGCDTGHCGACTVDLDGKSVKSCTMFVAQATDTSITTIEGIAEADGTLHALQEAFREHHGLQCGYCTPGMITRAYRLLQENPNPSETEVRYGISGNLCRCTGYQNIVKAVRAAAEQLAAPKEAAE, from the coding sequence ATGGCGAAGATGCACGTGAAGATGACCGTGAACGGCCGCGAGGTGGAAGCGCTGGCCGAACCCCGGACGCTCCTGATCCACTTCCTGCGCGAGGAGCTGGCGCTGACCGGCGCGCATATCGGCTGCGACACCGGTCACTGCGGCGCCTGCACGGTCGATCTCGACGGCAAATCGGTGAAGTCCTGCACGATGTTCGTCGCTCAGGCGACCGATACCTCGATCACCACGATCGAGGGCATTGCCGAAGCGGACGGCACCCTGCACGCCTTGCAGGAGGCCTTCCGCGAGCATCACGGCCTGCAGTGCGGCTACTGCACGCCGGGCATGATCACCCGCGCCTACCGGCTGCTGCAGGAAAACCCGAACCCGAGCGAAACCGAGGTCCGCTACGGCATCTCCGGCAACCTCTGCCGCTGCACGGGCTATCAGAACATCGTCAAGGCGGTGCGTGCCGCCGCCGAGCAACTCGCAGCGCCGAAGGAGGCCGCCGAATGA
- a CDS encoding muconate cycloisomerase family protein, with protein MLKVIDAPRARPLSARIATVDTAIVDLPFRRLQRFARLDARSQNSLLVRIRTRDGLEGIGEAIVPCGPWWSGDSVEAMKLTIDTYLAPSLIGEDPHDVAAIFVRLGRSVRNNAFAKAGLEIALLDLIGKLHDLPVHVLLGGRSRSACPVAWPLASGSTEKDIEEIDEMLGSGRAAAFKVKMGATGMAADLTRIGRLAETLKGRAGLRVDPNESWTEADALRALPALAEMGVEMVEQPVERALLDGMARITARSNVTIMIDEGAQSEADMIEVVKRNAAHMVSIKPMKAGGLWPAKRMADIAAAAGIPVYMGTFLESSIGTAAGMQLAATFDRLPLGGEIIGPLLLAEDIVTEPLIYADGALQLPEGPGLGVTLDEDKLRAFTRH; from the coding sequence ATGCTGAAAGTCATCGATGCGCCGCGTGCGCGCCCCTTGTCGGCGCGTATCGCCACTGTCGACACAGCCATCGTCGACCTGCCGTTTCGTCGGCTGCAGCGCTTCGCCCGGCTGGACGCACGCTCCCAGAACTCGCTTCTCGTTAGGATCCGGACGCGGGACGGACTGGAGGGGATCGGGGAGGCGATCGTGCCCTGTGGCCCCTGGTGGTCGGGCGACAGCGTCGAGGCCATGAAGCTGACGATCGACACCTATCTCGCTCCCAGCCTGATAGGAGAGGACCCCCACGACGTGGCCGCGATCTTCGTTCGCCTCGGGCGAAGCGTGCGGAACAACGCCTTCGCAAAGGCGGGGCTGGAGATCGCTCTTCTCGATCTCATCGGAAAGCTGCACGACCTGCCGGTGCACGTCCTTCTGGGCGGCCGTAGCCGAAGCGCCTGCCCCGTCGCCTGGCCCTTGGCGAGCGGCAGCACGGAGAAGGACATCGAGGAGATCGACGAGATGCTCGGCTCTGGCCGTGCCGCAGCCTTCAAGGTCAAGATGGGTGCGACCGGCATGGCCGCCGATCTCACCCGGATCGGCAGACTTGCCGAGACCCTGAAAGGCCGTGCGGGGCTTCGGGTCGATCCGAACGAGAGCTGGACGGAAGCCGATGCGCTCCGTGCCCTACCCGCTCTGGCGGAGATGGGCGTGGAGATGGTCGAACAGCCGGTGGAGCGCGCACTGCTGGACGGGATGGCACGGATCACCGCACGCTCGAATGTGACGATCATGATCGACGAGGGCGCACAGTCCGAAGCGGACATGATCGAGGTCGTCAAACGCAACGCGGCCCACATGGTCTCGATCAAGCCGATGAAGGCGGGCGGCCTTTGGCCCGCGAAGCGCATGGCCGACATCGCCGCTGCCGCCGGCATCCCGGTTTACATGGGGACCTTCCTCGAGAGTTCGATCGGCACGGCTGCCGGGATGCAACTGGCCGCGACCTTCGACAGGCTGCCCCTCGGCGGAGAGATCATCGGCCCCTTGCTCTTGGCCGAGGACATCGTCACCGAGCCGCTGATCTACGCTGATGGCGCGCTGCAATTGCCCGAGGGGCCGGGCCTCGGGGTGACGTTGGACGAGGATAAGCTCCGAGCCTTCACGCGGCACTGA